One Pleuronectes platessa chromosome 20, fPlePla1.1, whole genome shotgun sequence DNA window includes the following coding sequences:
- the LOC128425724 gene encoding C-C chemokine receptor type 6 — translation MEKFHFHIRLNNTDCSPDGETTDVFATISVPENNNMDYPLFNQSDYDYNYTDYDYEEVAPCTYQNHHSVQLFVGRYVHSIICILGFLGNSLVIVNYAFYKRTKSVTDVYLLNVAIADLLFVVSLPLIMYNEIWSWSMGPIACNLLSGSYSVNLHSGMLLLACISIDRYLAIVQARRSFRLRTLPHSRLICVIVWIFAFLLSVPTFYFYNWYDPTPESFMFEEHERNLTTRSPQFVCEFGFMNESLAWTTNVAVVSTQLALGFFLPLLIMTICYTAIIMKLLSVRNFQRHKAFWVQLAVVVGFVACQLPYNIVMFYDKTIMFQMTTCEASDALQVAKTVTQTIAYLHCCLSPVLYAFGRSVVQEPLQKDHPGPGPLLQDPV, via the exons ATGGAGAAGTTTCACTTTCATATCAGATTGAATAACACGGATTGCTCACCTGACGGAGAAACTACAGACGTCTTCGCTACCATTTCTGTG CCGGAGAACAACAACATGGATTACCCTTTGTTCAACCAGTCAGATTACGATTACAATTACACAGATTACGACTACGAAGAGGTAGCACCTTGTACTTACCAGAACCACCACAGTGTGCAGCTGTTTGTGGGTCGGTACGTTCACTCCATCATCTGCATCCTGGGCTTTCTGGGGAACAGTCTGGTGATCGTTAACTACGCCTTCTACAAGAGGACTAAATCCGTGACAGACGTCTATCTGCTCAACGTCGCCATCGCTGACCTGCTGTTTGTGGTGTCGCTGCCTCTCATCATGTACAACGAGATATGGTCATGGTCAATGGGGCCGATAGCCTGCAATCTGCTGAGCGGCTCTTACAGTGTGAACCTTCACAGCGGCATGTTGCTGCTCGCCTGCATCAGCATCGACCGCTACCTCGCCATCGTCCAGGCTCGCCGCAGCTTCAGGCTGCGCACGCTGCCCCACAGCCGCCTCATCTGCGTCATCGTTTGGATCTTTGCTTTTCTTCTGTCCGTCCCAACTTTCTACTTTTACAACTGGTACGACCCGACCCCCGAGTCCTTCATGTTTGAGGAACACGAGAGGAATCTGACCACCAGATCTCCACAGTTTGTCTGTGAGTTCGGGTTCATGAATGAAAGCCTGGCCTGGACGACCAATGTAGCCGTCGTCAGCACCCAGCTGGCCCTGGGCTTCTTCCTGCCACTGCTTATCATGACCATCTGCTACACCGCCATTATCATGAAGCTGCTGAGTGTCCGAAATTTCCAGCGGCACAAGGCATTCTGGGTGCAACTGGCTGTGGTGGTGGGTTTCGTCGCCTGTCAACTACCTTACAATATTGTAATGTTTTACGACAAAACCATCATGTTCCAGATGACGACTTGTGAAGCGTCCGATGCCCTGCAGGTTGCCAAGACAGTAACGCAGACCATCGCCTACCTACACTGCTGCCTGAGCCCAGTGCTGTACGCCTTCGGTCGGAGTGTAGTGCAGGAACCACTTCAGAAGGATCATCCAGGACCCGGGCCACTTCTCCAGGATCCTGTCTGA